In Leisingera sp. NJS204, the following are encoded in one genomic region:
- a CDS encoding chorismate mutase: MSTRTPPDACADMASLRLQIDDLDRELIALLALRAGYIDRAIALKQANGWPARIPSRVEEVVMNARAAAEAQGLDPDLTERLWRQLVDWSIAREARVIREE, from the coding sequence ATGAGCACACGCACCCCGCCGGACGCCTGCGCAGATATGGCCAGCCTCAGGTTGCAGATCGACGATCTGGACCGGGAACTGATCGCGCTGCTGGCCCTTCGTGCCGGCTATATCGACCGGGCCATCGCGCTGAAGCAGGCAAACGGCTGGCCTGCGCGGATCCCTAGCCGGGTCGAGGAAGTGGTCATGAATGCCCGCGCCGCAGCTGAGGCCCAGGGGCTGGACCCGGACCTGACAGAGCGTTTGTGGCGGCAGCTGGTGGACTGGTCGATTGCCCGCGAGGCGCGGGTGATCCGGGAAGAGTGA
- a CDS encoding formate--tetrahydrofolate ligase, with protein sequence MSYKSDIEIAREAQKKPIQEIGAKIGISSDDLLPYGHDKAKVSQSFINSVQSKEDGKLILVTAINPTPAGEGKTTTTVGLGDGLNRIGKNAMICIREASLGPNFGMKGGAAGGGYAQVVPMEEMNLHFTGDFHAITSAHSLLSAMIDNHIYWGNECEIDTRRVAWRRVVDMNDRALRTITASLGGVSNGFPREAGFDITVASEVMAILCLANDLKDLEKRLGDIIVAYRRDKTPVYCRDIKAEGAMTVLLKDAMQPNLVQTLENNPAFVHGGPFANIAHGCNSVIATKTALKVADYVVTEAGFGADLGAEKFMNIKCRKAGIAPSAVVLVATVRAMKMNGGVAKADLGAENVEAVNNGCANLGRHIENIKSFGVPVVVAINHFVTDTDAEVDAVKAYAATHGVEAVLSRHWELGSEGSAPLAEKVVEIVDAGQANFAPIYPDEMSLFDKIDTIAKRIYRADEVLADNKIRNQLKEWEDAGYGNLPVCMAKTQYSFSTDPSLRGAPTGHSVPVREVRLSAGAGFIVAVCGEIMTMPGLPRKPASETIRLNDDGQIEGLF encoded by the coding sequence ATGAGCTACAAGAGTGACATCGAGATTGCGCGTGAAGCGCAGAAGAAGCCGATCCAGGAGATTGGTGCGAAGATCGGGATTTCCAGCGATGACCTGCTGCCCTACGGCCACGACAAGGCAAAGGTGTCCCAGTCGTTCATCAACTCGGTTCAGTCCAAGGAAGACGGCAAGCTGATCCTGGTGACCGCGATCAACCCGACGCCCGCGGGCGAAGGCAAGACCACCACCACCGTGGGTCTGGGCGACGGTCTGAACCGGATCGGCAAGAACGCGATGATCTGTATCCGCGAGGCGTCCTTGGGCCCGAACTTCGGCATGAAGGGCGGCGCTGCAGGCGGCGGTTACGCGCAAGTGGTGCCGATGGAGGAAATGAACCTCCACTTCACCGGCGACTTCCACGCCATCACCTCGGCCCACTCGCTGCTGTCGGCGATGATCGACAACCACATCTACTGGGGCAATGAGTGCGAGATCGACACCCGCCGCGTTGCATGGCGCCGGGTTGTGGACATGAACGACCGGGCCCTGCGCACCATCACCGCGTCTCTGGGCGGTGTGTCCAACGGTTTCCCGCGCGAAGCCGGTTTTGACATCACCGTGGCCTCCGAAGTGATGGCGATCCTGTGCCTCGCGAACGATCTGAAGGACCTGGAAAAGCGCCTTGGCGACATCATCGTGGCCTACCGCCGCGACAAGACCCCGGTCTACTGCCGCGACATCAAGGCAGAGGGCGCAATGACCGTTCTGCTGAAGGACGCGATGCAGCCGAACCTGGTGCAGACCCTGGAAAACAACCCGGCGTTTGTGCACGGCGGCCCGTTCGCCAACATCGCGCATGGCTGCAACTCGGTGATTGCCACCAAGACCGCGCTGAAAGTCGCAGACTATGTGGTGACTGAGGCAGGCTTTGGCGCTGACCTCGGCGCCGAGAAGTTCATGAACATCAAATGCCGCAAGGCAGGCATTGCGCCGTCGGCAGTGGTGCTGGTTGCCACCGTGCGCGCGATGAAGATGAACGGCGGCGTTGCCAAGGCGGATCTGGGCGCCGAGAACGTCGAGGCTGTGAACAACGGCTGCGCCAACCTGGGCCGCCACATCGAGAACATCAAATCCTTCGGCGTGCCGGTTGTGGTTGCGATCAACCACTTCGTCACCGACACCGATGCCGAAGTGGACGCCGTCAAAGCCTACGCCGCCACCCATGGCGTCGAGGCGGTGTTGTCGCGCCACTGGGAGCTGGGCTCGGAAGGCTCGGCGCCGCTCGCCGAGAAGGTTGTGGAAATCGTCGATGCGGGCCAGGCCAACTTTGCGCCGATCTACCCGGACGAGATGTCGCTGTTCGACAAGATCGACACCATCGCCAAGCGCATCTACCGCGCCGACGAGGTGCTGGCCGACAACAAGATCCGCAATCAGCTGAAGGAATGGGAAGACGCAGGCTACGGCAATCTGCCGGTCTGCATGGCGAAAACCCAGTATTCCTTCTCGACCGACCCGAGCTTGCGCGGCGCGCCCACCGGCCATTCGGTTCCGGTGCGTGAGGTCCGCCTGTCAGCCGGTGCGGGCTTCATCGTTGCGGTCTGCGGCGAGATCATGACGATGCCGGGCCTGCCGCGCAAACCGGCCTCGGAAACCATCCGTCTGAATGACGACGGCCAGATCGAAGGCTTGTTCTAA
- the glnT gene encoding type III glutamate--ammonia ligase has product MTTDLAAFAKEKGVKYFMISFTDLFGGQRAKLVPARAIADMQEDGAGFAGFATWLDLTPAHPDMLAVPDPDAVIQLPWNKEIAWVPGNCVMEGEDVAQAPRNVLRRLIKEAADEGLHVKTGIEAEFFLLTPDGEEISDPFDNAEKPCYDQQAMMRRLDVIREISDYMLELGWGAYQNDHEDANGQWEMNWDFDDALATADKHSFFKFMAKSVAEKHGFRATFMPKPVEGLTGNGCHAHISVWDAPGADSRTNVFAAEKGAGDIAELGLSEQGGWFLGGIMKHASALAAITNPTVNSYKRINAPRTMSGATWAPNTVTWTGNNRTHMVRVPGPGRFELRLPDGAVNPYLLQAVIIAAGLSGVRAKADPGPRHDIDMYAEGHTITDAPKLPLNMLDALRFYDKDDGLKAMMGEEFSAAYLKMKQQEWNSFVNHFSRWEKDNTLDI; this is encoded by the coding sequence ATGACAACAGATCTGGCTGCTTTCGCAAAAGAAAAAGGCGTTAAGTATTTCATGATCTCCTTCACCGACTTGTTCGGTGGCCAGCGCGCCAAACTGGTGCCGGCGCGGGCGATCGCGGATATGCAGGAAGACGGCGCAGGGTTTGCCGGTTTTGCCACCTGGCTTGACCTCACACCGGCGCATCCCGACATGCTGGCAGTGCCGGATCCCGACGCGGTGATCCAGCTGCCTTGGAACAAGGAAATCGCCTGGGTTCCAGGCAATTGCGTGATGGAAGGCGAAGACGTCGCCCAGGCGCCGCGCAACGTGCTGCGCCGCCTGATCAAGGAGGCCGCGGACGAGGGCCTGCATGTGAAAACCGGCATTGAGGCCGAGTTCTTCCTGCTGACCCCCGATGGCGAGGAAATCTCGGATCCCTTCGATAATGCCGAAAAGCCCTGCTATGACCAGCAGGCAATGATGCGCCGTTTGGACGTGATCCGCGAAATCAGCGATTACATGCTGGAACTGGGCTGGGGCGCGTATCAGAACGACCACGAGGACGCCAACGGCCAGTGGGAAATGAACTGGGACTTCGACGACGCCCTGGCGACCGCTGACAAGCACAGCTTCTTCAAGTTCATGGCAAAATCGGTGGCGGAAAAGCACGGCTTCCGTGCGACGTTCATGCCCAAACCGGTAGAGGGTCTTACCGGCAATGGCTGCCATGCTCATATCTCGGTCTGGGACGCGCCGGGCGCGGATTCGCGCACCAATGTCTTTGCCGCCGAAAAGGGCGCTGGCGATATTGCGGAACTGGGTCTGTCCGAACAGGGCGGCTGGTTCCTGGGCGGCATTATGAAGCACGCCTCGGCCTTGGCAGCGATCACCAATCCGACAGTGAACTCCTACAAGCGCATCAACGCGCCGCGTACCATGTCGGGGGCAACCTGGGCGCCGAACACCGTCACCTGGACCGGCAACAACCGGACCCACATGGTGCGTGTCCCCGGTCCCGGCCGGTTTGAGCTGCGCCTGCCTGACGGCGCGGTGAACCCCTATCTGCTGCAAGCGGTGATCATTGCCGCCGGCCTTTCCGGTGTCCGGGCCAAGGCGGATCCAGGCCCACGCCATGACATCGACATGTATGCCGAAGGCCACACCATCACCGACGCGCCGAAGCTGCCGCTCAACATGCTGGATGCGCTGCGGTTCTACGACAAGGACGATGGCCTGAAGGCGATGATGGGCGAGGAGTTCTCGGCAGCCTACCTGAAGATGAAGCAGCAGGAATGGAACTCTTTCGTCAACCACTTCTCCCGCTGGGAAAAGGACAACACGCTGGATATCTGA